The Microtus pennsylvanicus isolate mMicPen1 chromosome 5, mMicPen1.hap1, whole genome shotgun sequence DNA segment AAGATGAAGATGCTAGAATTGGCATTACCTGAGAAGGTAAAAAACAATTACAATTTTCTGAGTTGAGGTAGTCTACAATTAAGGCATGGCATTAACCTAACCCACTAAATCAGTTTTTAGGCatgccttcctccttttcctccaatGATGCAAATCACAATATAATAAATAGTAATTTGTCAAAGTGTTCTGGAGGTACAGGCCAGAGGCACTCATAAAATACCTATCAAATTTGTCAGTAGATAAAGACTGAAACAGTGATATattgatgaagaaaaataaatataatgtacaaataaaatgttcatattGTTTTTCACTTGATTCTACTTCTTTGGCTCAGGAACCTTTTCATTCAGCCTAGTTACTTAGGTATGTTCAGTGTAACAGAAGGATGAAACTATGTAAAAACGCTCAATTTGTTTTATAAtatgcataattttttttaaaaaagaatatcacAGTTTTGGTGTTTGCTCtatatcatttctttctttttaggcaGCACAaggtctgttttcttttaaagggtCTGATTTTAACTCTTTCCCTGCCAATTATCAGGAGTCTAAAAAACAAATCCAGAATCTGATTTGGACAATCAAGAATCTATGTCCTTGAGCACATGCAATACTTATGGTCATGCCCATGGCTACAGGAAACTGGTCAAGAATAACTGAATTTGTTCTCATGAGCTTCTCTTCCCTGCCTACtgaaatacagataattctcTTCCTGGCATTTCTAGCCATCTACCTAATCACTCTACTGGGAAACAGCCTCATCATTTTGGTGACACTGGCTGATCCCATGTTGCAAAGCccaatgtacttcttcctcagaaACCTGTCCTTCTTAGAGATTGGCTTCAACCTGGTCATTGTGCCTAAAATGTTGGGGACCCTGATTGCCCAGGACACAAGCATCTCCTTCCTTGGCTGTGCCACTCAgatgtatttcttcttcttctttggagTGGCTGAATGCTTCCTCCTTGCcaccatggcctatgaccgctatgtagcCATATGCAGTCCCTTGCATTACCCAGTCATCATGAACCAAGAGACACGGGCCAAACTGGCTGCTGCCTCCTGGTTTCCAGGATTCCCTGTAGCCACTGTGCAGACCACATGGCTCTTCCGTTTTCCATTCTGTGCCAACAACAAGGTGAACCACTTCTTCTGTGACAGCCCACCTGTGCTGAGGCTGGTCTGTGCAGACACGGCACAGTTTGAAATCTATGCCATTGTAGGCACCATTCTGGTCGTCATGATACCCTGCCTCCTGATCCTGTGTTCCTACACTCGCATTGCTGCTTCCATCCTCAAGATTCCATCAGCCAAAGGGAAGCACAAAGCCTTCTCTACCTGCTCCTCACATCTCCTCGTTGTCTCTCTTTTCTATGTGTCTTCAAGCCTCACTTACTTTAGGCCTAAATCAAATAATTCCCCTGAAAGCAAGAAGTTGCTGTCATTGTCTTATACTGTTGTGACTCCCATGTTGAACCCTATCATCTATAGCCTGAGGAATAATGAGGTGAAGAATGCTCTCAACAGGACCTTCAACAAGGCCCTGGGTCTCAGAAGCCACATCACATGAAATTGTTTTCCCCTATTTCAATGTCCACTGGAGGGAACCCACTTGTTTAATGGCTGTTAGGAAGCTCAGTAGAGACAAAGGAACATAGAGGCCATTGATATCCATCTATGATTCTCTGCCTTCCCATTGTGTGAACATTGTTTTCTCACCAGAGTAATTTGAATTTTTGGTACTCTGGCAAGTTTGTTCAAGGTATTTATTTTGCAAATAGGCATGAAAGTGGTATACATTGTGAACTGTGTGTGACCCCTTCTAATGTGCACTTGGAACCATATACcagaaaatacagtaaaaaagCATCAAAAGTCATCCTGGCCCTTTGTTTGGCTTTAACTGGTCTGGTTCCAGGTAAGAAGGAACATCCCTATTCTTCTAGTGCATGATTCGtttgttatttccttttatttcactTTCCCCTTAGATAGGCAGTTTGTAACCTCAAACAGAGGAGAGCCAACTACTAATTCCCATGCATATTTACATAGCCTCAACAATGCCATTGGCTCTTCCCAAAAGCTACTTTGGCCAGGTGAAATAACCTAGTCTACATTTCTTCCAATTACATTTTTAGGCTCTAACCCTTTGTTTAAAACAACTGCAAATTTTCACATACTGTCTGTTATGATACAGTCCTCAGCAGGATTCCCATGGACCCCTGCAGATGCCCGCACAAGTCCTCTAAGAGCACTAGTGTATTGAGCTTAGTGTCTTTGTATTTTAAAGTGATGTGCATTATCAGCACGAAAAGACAAAAGCCCGTCACAAGTGAATACATTAAACAATATTGAGGAGTTCAAATAATGTCACTGATAAGAGCAAATTAATTTTATGAGTgtggaaataaaaccaaagacATTTAAACAAGTATAACTGGATTCAATTCTAAAACCCAAGTATTTGATTATCAGGATTATTGTTTTTCAGTGCCAAATAATATGTAGAAATTGTTTAGTTCAGAGTCATTGTAAAACAATCTTTTATAAGGGTGGGTTGAAGAAGTGAGTGGTCAAGAATATGCTTGAGAAATACATAAAGAGCTTGCATTAAATTCACACTTCAATCACATGAGGAAAAATACAACTAAACTTCTAACAATTCAAAACAAAGCGTTTCACAGCATATCATGCTGATCAGACTTCTTTTGGAGCATCCTTCACTTAAGGTGAACATAGATAAATCAGAAAACTTATACAAAGATAATCCCACTCCTTACATACTGACTGCAAGCATTCAGGTGAAGAGAGGAGCAATATTTGCAAGAGAGAATTTACATGAAACATTCACATAAATCAGTCAAGCTCATTTGTGTTACTAGAAGCCAGAAAAGTCCAACCCTCAGAGTGCAGTTAACACCACATGAAAGCCAGCACAATGTGCTATAAGTCAATATACTGTAAAATGACAGTTATTTAGAACATTCTGGGGAAATGT contains these protein-coding regions:
- the LOC142850876 gene encoding olfactory receptor 10A5 is translated as MVMPMATGNWSRITEFVLMSFSSLPTEIQIILFLAFLAIYLITLLGNSLIILVTLADPMLQSPMYFFLRNLSFLEIGFNLVIVPKMLGTLIAQDTSISFLGCATQMYFFFFFGVAECFLLATMAYDRYVAICSPLHYPVIMNQETRAKLAAASWFPGFPVATVQTTWLFRFPFCANNKVNHFFCDSPPVLRLVCADTAQFEIYAIVGTILVVMIPCLLILCSYTRIAASILKIPSAKGKHKAFSTCSSHLLVVSLFYVSSSLTYFRPKSNNSPESKKLLSLSYTVVTPMLNPIIYSLRNNEVKNALNRTFNKALGLRSHIT